In Acidimicrobiales bacterium, the genomic stretch GACGACTGGGGTGGTCCGGCGGCGTTCCTGCGGCGCTACGTCGATCGCCAGCCGTTCCTCACCGCCCATCTGCGGGCCCACCCGCCGGGACTCGTGCTCGTCCTCTGGGCCTTCGAGCGGATCGGCCTGGCGAGCCGAACGTTCCATCTCGCGCTGATGCTCGCCGCCGGCGCAGTGATGACGGTGGCCGCACTGGCCTCGTTGCGCGCGCTCACGGGCGACGCCGCGGTGCGCGCCGCTGCGCCCTTCGTCGCCATCGGCCCGGTGCTGGTGTGGCGCACCAACCCCGACGTCGTCTTCGGTGCCGTCGGCCTGGTAGCCGTGTGGCTGCTGATTCGCGCCATCGTCGAGCCGCCCGGCGCGCGGCGCGACGCGTTCGCCCTCGCCGGCGGCGTCGCCTTCGGCGCGACGCTGCTGCTGTCCTACGGCTTGGTTCTGCTCGCCTGCCCGGTCGTGGCCGTGGCCGCGGCGCGCCGCCAGCTGCGCCCGCTGCTCGTCGCCGCGCTGGCGGCGCTGGCCGTCCTCGCCCTGCCGGCGCTGTGGGGCTTCTCGTGGCTCGCGGGGCTGCGCGAGACGCGGGTGCAGTACGCGCAGAGCGTCGCCCGCATCCGCGGCTACCGCTACTGGTTGCTCGGCAACGCGGCGATCTATGCCGCGCTAATCGGCCCCGCGATCGTGGCGGGACTGGCCAGCGTGCGCGGGCGTGCCGCGCGCGCCCTGGTGTTCGGCGCCGTCGCCTGCGTCGTGCTCGCCGGTCTGAGCGGGTTGTCGTCGGCGGAGACCGAGCGCATCTGGCAACCCTTCGTTCCCTTGGCATTGCTGGCGGGCGGCGCGCTGTGGGTCGACGGTGCTCGGCTGAGCACGACGGCCGGGGGCTTCGACATCTCGCGGGCACGCCGATGGCTCGCACTCCAAGCCGTCGTCGCGCTCGGCTTCCAGACGTTCCTCTGGACGCGGGTGTAGCCGTGCGCGTCCTCGTCACCGGCGGCGCCGGCTTCATCGGCAGTCACGTGGTCGACCAGTTGGTCGCCGCCGGCCACGACGTCGTCGTGCTCGACTCCCTCGACCCGGCGGCGCACGTCGTGCGGCCCGACTATCTCAATCCGGCGGCGACGTATCTGATCGCCGACCTGTGCGACGCCGACGCCGTAGAAGAGGCGGTGCGCGGCGTCGACGCCGTCTGCCACCAGGCGGCGCGGGTCGGCTTGGGCGTCGACTTCGGCGACGTCACCGGCTACGTGCGTGACAACGACCAGGGCAGCGCGACGCTGCTGCACGCGCTGTGGCGCGCGCGGTTCCGTGGCCGCCTCGTGGTGGCGTCTTCGATGGTGGTGTACGGCGAAGGCCGGTACTCGTGTTCGGTCCACGGCGACGTGCGCCCGGGACCGCGCCGCGTCGACGCGTTGGAACGCGGCGAGTTCGAGCCGCCCTGCCCTGTCTGTGGCGCGGCGCTGGCGTCCCAAGCCGTGCCCGAGGACGCGCCGCTCGATCCGCGCAACGTGTATGCCGCGACGAAGCTGCACGGCGAGCATCTCGCCGCCGCCTTCGGCCGCGAGTCGGGCGCGGCGGTGTGCGCGCTGCGCTATCACAACGTCTACGGCCCACGGATGCCGAACAACACGCCCTACGCCGGCGTGGCCAGCATCTTCCGTAGCGCGCTCGAGCGCGGCGAAGCGCCGCGCGTGTTCGAGGACGGTGGCCAGCTGCGCGACTTCGTCCACGTCGACGACGTCGCGGCGGCGAACGTGCTGGCGCTTGGCTCCGACTGGTGCGGCGCCCTCAACGTGGC encodes the following:
- a CDS encoding NAD-dependent epimerase/dehydratase family protein, whose translation is MRVLVTGGAGFIGSHVVDQLVAAGHDVVVLDSLDPAAHVVRPDYLNPAATYLIADLCDADAVEEAVRGVDAVCHQAARVGLGVDFGDVTGYVRDNDQGSATLLHALWRARFRGRLVVASSMVVYGEGRYSCSVHGDVRPGPRRVDALERGEFEPPCPVCGAALASQAVPEDAPLDPRNVYAATKLHGEHLAAAFGRESGAAVCALRYHNVYGPRMPNNTPYAGVASIFRSALERGEAPRVFEDGGQLRDFVHVDDVAAANVLALGSDWCGALNVASGQPHTVGEMATVLACAFGNAAPPPIVTGAFRLGDVRHVVGSTVAAAEHIGFRATVDFATGVRAFAHAPLRRGERDG